Below is a window of Lycium ferocissimum isolate CSIRO_LF1 unplaced genomic scaffold, AGI_CSIRO_Lferr_CH_V1 ctg2330, whole genome shotgun sequence DNA.
AACAAAGGTATGCGTTTGTTTGTtgatttattttagttttaataCCTTATTATCGAGAATCGCTCCTAACATTTAATTTTACTTCTAGGGTGGAAGTGGTAGAGGAAGTGGTCAATCAAGCTCGCACAAAAAATGCCTAGAGGAAGTGGTGAATCAAGCTCTGCACAGAAAAGGCCTACAGGAAGTGGTGAATCAGTTGGGTTGAAAAGGGGTAGAGGAAGTGGTCAATCAAGTTCTGCACAGAAAAGGCCTAAAAATGCAGGCCTTGGATGCTACATAAACCCAACAACTGGAAGAACTGTCATTAATGTAAGGATTCAATGTTTACAATCTAGCATTTACCACTTTGTTAAGTTAatctaatttatttttgtgtcaatTGCAGCCTGGTAGTTCAAGTGAGAGAGTTGTGAGGCATGGGACTATGAGGGATAGCAATGCAGTCAACATTGATCTTGGATTTAAACCTCCTAGTCTGAAGTTCAAAGGTAAAAGTGTTGTCACAACCACACAGCTACAGCAGCAGTCTAGAAACAGGAGAAATATAACCACCAACAAGCCTTCTACCCAATTAGAAGCAAGGAAGAAGGCAATTTGGCAATTCTGAATGTCTGTTCAAACAATTTAGTTCTGAATGTATTGTGAAACAATTTGGCAGTTTTAGCCaagtatttttatgtgttttatgtcCTTTGCATGAAACTGTTATTTTGCATGTAACTGTTATTTTGATGGCTAGCCGATTTTGATTAGTAACAATTTGGCAGTTGTAGCCAAGTACTTCTATTAAATGTAACTATttttttgattagttaaatGGTAGTTGGATGGGGGTTGAATGAATTAATTGAATGGTTGAATGAAGAGTAATTGAATGGTTGAATGAATTAGTTGGAGTAATTGAATGGTTGAATGAAGAGTAATTGAATGGTTGAATTTATTAAATAGATGAGTTGAATGAAGGCCTTgaatgaattaaatatagtggTTGGTTGGTTGTATTAACCCTATATAAATTACCTCCATAGTCTTCCATTTTACTATCCAACAAGCTCACAAACGAATTCACTCATAGTCTCTCAAACAAAATGCCACCTATCCAACATTACACTATTGCTTGATTTGAGAAAACATTGACCAAATCCTATATACAAAACGATGATTTCGTAAGTccttattttttagtttttgtttacCATTGTTTTGTTATTGCTTTTAATACTACTTGTTTGTGTAGATTCTTCCAACTATGGATGTTCTTCCACAAGTTGACAAAGAAGCCGTTGTTTTATATGACAAAAGCGCTTTCAAAAATGAAATACAAGATCGGTCGAAAGGCGCGCCTCAACAATGGATGGaaagagtttgttgatgcaaaAGGCCTAAGGGAAGGGGATGAGTTGCGTTTTCAAGTTTGTGATCTAGAGGATCGCCTCTACTTCATTGTTACTAAAGTGGAGGAGCCGGAGATCATAGATGTTGATTAGGTCGTCTCtttctatttatgaaaaatcaagtttggtttggtttgttttgttttgttttgttttcgtTTACTTAATGACGGTTTTGATTTATGTTAGTATCcaaatatatattcattcgATTCATAAAAGTGTGGCCATATACAATTAcacaaaatcacaaaatttgGCCAACTTTGCGAGACTAACCTATATTATAAAACAGTCCCTTAAACTGTCCATAAAACTGTCCCTAACACATCAAAATGCAGTGCAATTTAACCTACTATAATTACTAAAACTAAACATTATCGAGTACTATTCCAAAACTGGAACCAAATTGCAAACAACAACGCTACACCAAACACCAACTTCTTCCTAGTTCGTCTTGCACGAGCCTTTTCTTCCTCAACAGCTTTAACCCTCTTCAACAACCCATAAATGACTTTATTTGCTTGCTCGGGATGTCTTGGTTCGTACCAATTGAAGTAATTACATCCACCTCTAGCCttcaaagaataaaaagaaaaagctttTTGAATCAATTACAAGGAAGAATTAAGTAATGAAATAACCCATAACAAGTACACGCTTACCTCATCAATTGggcacaaaaaaaaatctccttcCGGGATTATTTGGACTCCATGAAATTTTCAATTCGCAAATACGCCCACATCGGCAAAACTCGATTCTTGAAGTGTTAGccattgttgaagcaagagtaAAAGCAAACAAGAGAGATAGAttagaaaaaattaatgaaacaaCAATTAGTTTgactgaaaattaaaaaaaattggagcaGCAATGGTGTTGGAGTATTTAGGGTTTAATATTATGAATTGGGGAAGAAGAGGATATATTTAAAAGTGGGTGGGGAAAATTATACCGTTGCTGGGTCCAAATGGCCGTTACTTTTTGTCCAGCTCGGCGTGTTTTAAGAGCTTCACGCGTGAAAAATTCGTCAACTGCACGCGCTGTGACCAGCTGGACCGACGGGTCAAAGTGGCACAGTAAAGGCAGTCTTGAAGGGTTCATACGGTACGCGGCTCGGTTGAGGGGTCCAAGTGGAAAATATGGACAAGTTTGAGGATCTATCTGTGACTTTGGCCAATTATCTTTAGATACTGAAATTGGAGAAGAGATTCATACTGATTCCATGACTCTGGAGCCTAAGAATTGGTTATGCTTATCCCATTTCCCTTGCGGTCTTCTTTACTATTGTTGTTTTTCTACTACTAAAAGATTTTGAAATAAACTCTCGACTTTTAGTAAAAAATAGATATTTAATTACagaggaaaaaatattttataaaatacgaATAGTAATCATGGATATCTTATCAATGCTATTGggtattttctaaattttattttttttagtcaaaccaaaccaaccatAAATTATCCTAATTGATAATATTAATATGAATCCCGTAAAAAATGGAGCTAATTGCACTTGAAGTTCCAAACTTTTGATGATTCAATTCATTtgatcgggggggggggggtaccaTATGACCCAATATATCTGACAAGTAGCACTACGTCAACCCAAGATGTatcttattctattttttttaaacatataagcttatatatatatactttatattatatatagattttagatatacaaagaaaaaaatgtgtatTTTATACACATACGCACATAGAGAGCTTCAACTTATTTTAATGatatctttcctttttatttacaaaaataaacTGCGTAGTTTCAATTATGCAAAAGCATCTTCAGAAGACCAAAAACTCTTAGGTAATTCAAAGTtacaaaaaatgtaaaaactaaatattaataataaaataaattaaaacccGATAAAATCCCATATATTTTGAGTTGAACATTAAAAGAATCTTTAGAATATTTTAAGCAATCGAGTGTTTAAAATTTTGTTATGTAAAAATTTAACTAAAGTATTTTATAACtgcgcgaagcgcggacaaATCTTCTAGTTTAGAAAAAGCAAGTTTAAAAATACTCAGTTACTCGATACTCTTTTATtacaatctttaacttggaaattaactaaaatagatttttaaaaaaatgtattttttgggaaattttctttcttttgtcacaaatgaaaacaaaacttatattctaaaaatgagacccccttttttttttgaggttttCAAATTCTCTAATAAAAACctactaaaaaggaaataaaagttAAAATGTCCAAGattagactaaaaaaaaaattaattaataagaaAGTGAAAACGTCCCGGGAGGGTCAAAAATCACGTGTCTACAGGCCCTgcaaagaagaaaggtgagaattAACGGAATTCACAAAAGGGTTAACGGACCGTACCTTAGCAATAATATTTCTTCAAGTGTGCTACGTTTCAATTGTTGTGCAACTGTTGGCCGTCTCCGATTTCCAATTGATATGATCCTTTGCCGGTTAATCCGCATTACCTTATACGATCCTTCCCGGTTCGGTCCCAATTTTCCATCATCGGGATTCTTAGTAGGCAGTGTAATCTTCCGAAGCACTAAGTTCCCAAATTGAAAATGCCGAAGGTTCATCCTTTGATGTAGTATCTTCCTATCCGTTGTTTTTGAGCTACTATACGGACCAGCACATTCTCGCGTAGTTCGTCTGTTAAGTCAAGCTTTACGACCATAGCCTCTTCATTTGACTTGTTCGTTGCATACCGGAACCTCAGGCTCGGTTCACCAACTTCTACAAGAATTAAAGCCTTGGCCCCATAAACCAGGGAAAACGGTGTTTCCCCCATACTTGACTTTGATGTCGTTCTATAGGCCCATAATACATCCGGAAAACTTCCTTCCTCTTGTGCTTTGATGACTCTAACCGCTTCCTTAGATTTTGGATTATGGTTTTATTTGTTAACTCCACCTGTTCGTTCGCACTCGGGTGATACGAATTTGATAAAATCTTTTTGATCTTCAGTCCTTCGAGGAAGTCACTAACCTTATTGCCAATGAATTATCGACCGTTATCGCAAGTTATCGCGGCTGGAATGCTGAACCGACAAACGATATGGTCCCAAATGAAGTTAATGACTTCCTTCTCTCTAATTTTCTCGAAGGCTTGGGCTTCAACCCATTTGGAAAAATTGCcagtcataaataaaataaatcgaGCCTTATTTGGGGCCTATGGCAAAGGACCGACGATatccattccccatttcataAACGGCTAAGGGAACAGGACCGGGTGCAGCAACTTCCCCGGCTGGTGTATCATCGGCGTGTGATTTTGGCACCCATTGCATTTACGGACAAAGCTTTTCGCGACCTCTTCTATCCGGTTCTAATAATATCCTGCTCTGATTACCTTTCGGACCAAGGCTTCGGCACCCGAATGGTTACTACAGGTTCTTTCATGGACTTccctcatcacataatctgttTCTCTGGCCCCTAAGCACTTAGCCAAAGGTCCGTAGAAAGATCAACGATACAATTTATCATCGACTAAGCAGAATCTCGCAGCCTTAGTTCGAAGCGACCTCGATTCTTTTGGGTGCGTTGGGAGCTTCCCTTCTTTCAAGTAATCTATGTATTTGTTGTGCCAATACTATGTCAGACACATTGCATTTATCTCGGCGTGACCATTCTCTACTGCCGAGTTCATCAATTGGACAACCGTGCCCGAATTGAACCCCTTCGCTTCAACCTAAGTTAGCCAATGCGTCTGCTTCGTTGTTCTGTTCCCTCGGTACGCGTTGCATAGTCCATTCTTTAAACCGGTGTAATattacttcaattttttttgcattCGTTCATCTTTGACCTCGAAAACACTATTGACTTGATTTACGACCAAAAGGGAGTCACACTTAGCTTCGATGACTTCAGCCCCTAAACTCTAAGAcaattccaaacctgcaatcaaagcctcatactcggcttcattgttagtcaattttaaaGTTCTTATCGATTGTTTAATAACGTCACCTGCGGGGGCCTTAAGAACAATACCTAATCCGGACCCCTTTAGGTTCGACGCCCCGTTCTTATACAGGGTCCAGATCCCCGAGACTTTTCCCGAGGTTAACATAAACCCTTTTTCCACCTCGGGAACCATTGTGGGGGTAAAGTCCGCTACGACGTCGGCTAAGATTTGAGATTTAATAGCTGTTCTAGGCCTATAATTGATATCATAACCGCTAATTTCTACGGCCCATTTAGTGAACCTACCCGACAGTTCCGGTTTATACATAACATTTTTTAAAGGGTAAGTAGTTACTACACATATGGGGTGGGATTAGAAATAAGGTTTTAGCTTCCTTGAAGCACTTACCAAGGCCAAAGCTAACTTTTCGAGGTGCGGATAACGGGTCTCCACATTTCCTAATGTCCTGCTTACATAATAGATAGGAAATTGcgtactttcttcttctttgaccAAAACGCCGCTTACCGCAACCTTAGATACCGCCAGATACAGGAATAGTTATTCGTCTGCCTTTGGTGTGTGCTGCAAAGGTGGACTCGATAAGTACCGTTTCAAATCTTTCAAGGCCTTTTGACATTCCGGTATCCAcacgaagtcattcttcttccttaacaaagaaaagagataGTGACTTTTTTCCGATGACCTTGAAATGAATCGGTTCAGAGTTGTTATTCTGCCGGTCATCCTCTATAATGCCTTCACATTGTTCACTACTTCGATGTCCTCAATGGCTTTGATTTTGTCCGGGTTGATTTTAATTCCCCGATTTGACACCATGAAGCCCAAAAACTTGCCAGATCTAACTCCGAAGGCGCACTTCTCCGGGTGCAGTTTCATGTTGTACTTGCGAAGGATATCGAAGGTATCctacaaatgttttaaatggtcctctgttttcAGGGACTTGACTAACGTGTCATCAATGTAAACCTCTATTGTCTTACatatctgttcttcgaacataTGGTTAACTAAGCGTTAATAAGTTGCTCCAGCATTTTTTAATCTGAATGGCATTACATTATGGCAATAAGTCCCATATCAGGTTATAAAagaagttttctcttgatcctccgggtcCATCCGAATCTGGGTGTCCCCGGAGTAGGCATCGAGAAagcttaacatctcatgcccggccGTCGCATCGATTATTATATCAATGTGAGGCATAGGAAATGAATttttcgggcatgctttgtttagatctttataatcaacacacattctaaattttttaCCTTTCTTCGGCACAACGACGCCATTAGCTAACCAGTACGGGTATTTACCTCCCGAATAGAACCCacttttaaaagctttgttacctcatctttGATGAAGGCATGCTTTAATTCGGCCATCAGTCCTCTTTTCTGTTTAACCAGAGTGAATTTTTTATCGAGGCTGAGCTTATGCGCCGTCACCTTCGGTGGTacacctgtcatgtctaaatgggaccattCAAAATAATCGGCATTAGCtcaaagaaatttaattaacttgctCCTGAGCTTCAAGGTTAGCCTGGTGCcaaggtatacctttctatccgaCAAGTGCACGAACAAGATAATCTGTTCTAGCTCCTCTATGGTAGACTTGGATGTGTCCGATTCATCCGGTAACACGAACGATTTGGGCACACCAAAATCATCTTCTTCGAAACTCGGACTCGTCTCTTCCTTCTCTTTATCCGAGTTtgcattctttaatttttatttggtGTCTTTGCCTTTGGTCGATTCAATAGCTTTTTGGATCGGTTCCTTTAGGATGAGGGGGCTTCTTCAACCGCGAACATCTCCCTTGCTGCGGGTTGTTCACCACAGACCGTCTTTATCCCTTCCGAAGTTGGGAATTTCAACATCTGGTGTAATGTCGATGGTACTGCCCTCATGCTATGAATCCACGGTCTGTCGAGTAATGCATTATACTTCATCTCTCCCTCGATGACATAGAAAACAGTCTGCTGAATAGTTCCATCGATGTTGACGGACAAAGAAATTTCTCCCTTAGTAGTTTCGATTGCCATATTGAAAGAAATTTCTCCCTTAGTAGTTTCGATTGCCATATTGAATCTGCTGAGCACCCGAGCTACCGGAACAATTTGGTCCAGCAACCTCAGTTGTTCTACTACTCTCCATCGGATAATGTTGGCCGAACTACttgggtcaatcaaaatacgtttaacttgagatttaaaaataaggatagaaattaccaacgcatcattATGTGGctgaatgatgccttctgcatccTTATCGTTGAAGAAAATAGATCCCTCAGGCACATAATCCCTAGTCCGCTTCTCTCGTACGATCGAAACCTTTGTTCTTTTCATCATCGGTCCTCGTGGTGTGTCTGCTCCCCCGATTATCGTATTGATCAAGTGTTGTGGCTCTACGCTGCACTCggcctttttattattttctctaCCTTTATGTGGCTTTTGGCATGCTCAATTAGGAATTCACAAAGGTGATCGTTCTTTAACAACCGAACCACCTCTTCTCTCAATTGGCGACAGTCTTCGGTTCTATGGCCATGAGTCCCATGCATGATACTCACACATCACACTCGGATCTCTTTGGGCCGGATCCGATCTCAATGGTCTCGGCTACCTGGCATCCTTGATATGGCCAATTGCCGAAATGAGTGGTGTTGATGTTAAAGTTGTACTCTGATAACTCGGAATGTCCCCATTGTTGATTGAACTACCGACATCACCTTTAAATAGCAAACCCTAACTGTTTGATCCAGTATCAGTTTGATTATCACCTCTATTCGAGAGATGACTAGGTCTGCTTCTTCCATGTCCGACCTAAAGCTGGATTTCTCCGGTTGAGAATACGGTCAATACCTATCTCTCGATGGCCTTGTCTCCAGTTCATAATTCCTCCTCGATCTTTCAGAATCCTTACTTCTACTTATCAGACGGGGGGGAGTTCAAGTTGATCATCCTCTACTCGAATCTTGGATTCGTACCTGTTATGGACATCGGCCTAAGTTACTGCCTTGTATTCCAATAAGTTCTCCTTTAATTTAAACGAGACAGTTGAGCATTGGGGATTGAGTCTCTTAGTAAAAGCTTGAGCCGCCCATTCTTCTAGAACTGGAGAAAGCTCCATTCGTTCTCTTTGGAACCTATTAATGAACTCTCGTAGCAACTCATTATCTCTTTAGGATTCTAAAAATGTCCGCCTTTCTTTCCTGTACCTTCTTGGCCTCGACATGGGCTTTGATAAACGCATCTGCGAGTATTTCAAAAGAAGTGATGGAATGCTCGGGTAGATGGATGTACCAAGTCAATGCCTCGTTGGATAATGTTTCACCAAACTTTTTCAGCAATGCCGACTCGATTTCATCCTCTTCGACATTGTTTCCTtttatggcacaagtgtatGAGGTCACATGCTCTGGTGGGTTTATCGTTCCATCATACTTTGGAATATccggcatcttgaacctctttgaGATCAGGCTCGGAGCTGCACTTGGAGGGAAAGACCTTTGAATGTATCTTTGAATCCGGTCCCTTCAAGATCAGAGGTCCTCCCGGGATCTGAACCACCCGAGAGTTGTATGTTTCCACCATTTTCTTCATGGAATCGACCCGTTTAGCTAAAATTTTAAGCATTTCCAAAACCTCAGTAGATGAACCAGCCTCGGATCTGTCGCTCTCGACTATCTGGGCTTCCTCATGCCTTAGTTCGGCAGTCCAATTTGGCTTCGCCAATGCtgctttgttgtctttgttCTGGAGCTGAGCTATGGCAATCCATTGTTCCTAACATTTTAAATATCAACGTAAGGTAATCTCATCCGGTACATCCGACGTTTTTTGGGCTTGCGCTCGAAGCAAAGTAGCTGAGTTATTGCTATTCAAAGGATCCGTGGCTAGAAGGGCGACATTCTCCTGGTTGACGGTATTCTGGTAGTTAAGGCACTCGGCCGAGTTGACAGCATTTGGGTTGGCCAGGTCAGCAGGTGGTACGGTGTTGTTCTCATTTTCAGCGACCATTTCGTGGTTGTTCATGTGTCCGAAATTGCCACTGCTTACCATCTCGAACGTATTTAAAACACAAACCTTCAAAGAACAAGTGCAAGAGGGAGTAGCAAATTAAACAACCActattattgttacacctcgaaaaaatttccgcTGATGTaaggtgaatagactaacgaagggaatgaaatatatgatgtttcaataagaaagaaatagcatttgatgattctaattgagatttcaaagacatttgaggtacgagaagaaagttgccaagaaaagCAAGGTATGTGCTATGTATCGGAAAAgaattatgagtaacaagttaatgatgacttaatgatgtcttggagaagagttataacgtcccttagattgttaatgaggtgttaaacaagtgttaagaaggttccataaggattggagatcaaacgagtcgacgagaacgagttcagAAAGGctaggcattatacggcccaacatgctggccgtatgttaggccgtatatttaGCTCAGATTGGCAGCCTTCACGGGACCAAAAGTATGGCCATACAtgcggtccatataaattatacggaccgtatgttggtccgt
It encodes the following:
- the LOC132043355 gene encoding uncharacterized protein LOC132043355, translated to MPRGSGESSSAQKRPTGSGESVGLKRGRGSGQSSSAQKRPKNAGLGCYINPTTGRTVINPGSSSERVVRHGTMRDSNAVNIDLGFKPPSLKFKGKSVVTTTQLQQQSRNRRNITTNKPSTQLEARKKAIWQF